CAGGGTGGCCGGCGAGAGCAGCCCGGAGTTGATGGTGGAGGTGGCCTGCAGGAAGCCCGGCGCCGGCGCCTTGAAGTGGAACACGACCGTGGTCGGGTCGATCACCTCGGAGCGGTCGTAGTTGTTGACGGCCTCCGACACCGGCAGCGCGCGGGCGGCGTCTCCCCTGCCGTACAGGTCGAAGTTCTTGGCGACCGCGGCGGCGTCCAGCTTGGTGCCGTCGGAGAACGTCACGTCGTCGCGCAGGGTGAACGTGTACCGCGTGGCGTCGGCGTTCACCTCCCACGAGGTGGCGATCCAGGGCTGGAACTCCAGCGTGGCGGGGTCCTGGTAGACCAGCCGGTCGGTGATCTGGTTGACCAGGCCGCCGTTGGGGTAGAAGCCGCCCGAGGGCGGGAACAGGCTGGTGTGCGGCTGGGCGTCCAGGTAGGTGAGGACGCCGCCCGTCACCGGGTCCGAGGCGCTCGCCGTCGGGGCCGACCCCGCACCCTGGCCGCAGCCGGTGAGGGCTAGGGCGCCGGCGACGGTCAGGGCGAGGAGCGGATTCTTCCAGGAGAAGCGAGGCATGGGTGAGCGCCTTTCGGGCAGCCGGAAAACGGCATGATGAATACAGGGGGATCGGGAGAATGCGCGCGGCGGCGCCGCGAAGAATGGTGGAAATGGTGGGCGATTCCCGACCGGGCGCACGCGGGCGCCCGCCACAGCCGTGGCTCGGGTTCGCGGGAGGGGTCGCTTGGACGGGGCCGACCAGGGCCGCCGACCGCTCAGGACAAGGGCGTCAGTACTGAGCGCGCGACATCAGACAGCGACAACGCATCCGGGCCATGCGACCGAAGTCGACATGGTAGCGGCGCGTGGCGGTCTGACTCATGGGCACCATTCTGCACAAGGTTGTCGGATCCACCAAACTCGGGTCCGCATTCTGGGACTCCGGGGTAATGCGGGCGGACGCGACGAGATCCCTCATTCCCAAACCGTGGCAATGAGGGATCTCGGATCGGGTCAGCGCGCGGCGCTCCACAACTCCTTGGCCCAGGCGAGGTCGCCGCGCATCACGTCGGCGACCTCGTCGGGGGTGGCGGCATCGCTGAGCTCAGCGGTCAGACAGATCGGCCCATCCCACCCACGCTCGGCGAGCAGACCCAGCACGCGGGCCCAGTCGGTGACGCCGTGGCGTCCGGGCGCGTACCAGATTTCCTGCGGCCGCGCCCCCGCCGTGGCAGAGACGTCGCGGAAGGCGGCGTTCTTGAGGTTGGCCATCGCGAGCCGTGGCGCGGCCAGGTCGAGGCTCACCGCCGGGTCGGCGCCGGTGAGGGCGTCGTGGCAGGCATCCCACACCATCACCAGGTGCTTGGGCGCCTCGGCGAGCAGGCCCATCACACCCAGCGTGGTCGCGACGTAGGCACCGCGGTGCTGCTGCACGCCAATCCGGACGCCGAACCGCTCGCAATCCGACTCCAGCGCCACCCAGGCGTCCCGCTGCCGAGCGACCGAGCCGAGCGGATCAGCCGGGTCGACGGCGACCATCACGCGGATCAGGTCGACCCCGGCGTCCCCGCAGGCGGCGAGCACCGCCGGGGTCGGCTCGGCGGCGATCGAGGCCACCGCCACGCCGGCCCGGCGCAACCCCTCGACCATCGCGGGCAGCCGCTCGGCCGCGTCCTCGGGGCTCACCCACGAGCCGGGCCGCACAGGCAGCTCGATGCCGTCGAACCCCAAACCCGCGACGACCTCGCCCAACGGCTCGGGCGGCAGCGGCGCCCATCGTTTGGTGAACAGCACCCACATCGGCTCGCTCATCGGCCGCCCAGCCCACTCATGGTGATGCCGCGGACGAACCACCGCTGCGTCAGGAAGAAGAGAATGATCAGCGGCACCGTGGTGATCGTGGCCGCGGCGAGCAACAGGTTCCACTGCGTGCCCTGGGTGTCCTGGAACACCTGCAGGCCGACGGTGACGGTCCGGGTGGCGTTGGTGTTGGAGACCACCAACGGCCAGAGCAGGTTGTTCCACTGGGCGATGAACTTGAACACCGCCAGGGTCGCGACCGCGGGGACGGCCATCGGCAGGATGATGCCGGTGAATATCTGCCACCGGCTCGCGCCGTCGATCCGGGCGGCCTCCTCGTACTCCATCGGGATGCCGAGGAAGAACTGCCGCAGCAGGAACACGCCCAGCGCGGTGAACGCGTAGGGCAGAATCATGCCCCACCAGGTATCCACCCACTGCAGCCGCGCGATCATGATGAACTGCGGGATCAGCGTCACCTGGGTCGGGATCATCAGCGTGGCCAGGTAGACACCGAACAACGCCTCCCGGCCGCGGAACTTGATCCGGGCGAACGCGTAGGCGGCCAGCGCCGCGGTGACGGTCTCCAGGATCGCGGTGCCGCCGGCGAAGATGACGGTGTTGAGCAGGTGCTGCCCCAGCGGCACCATCGTCAACACACGGGCGAAGTTCTCCGGGTGCCAGGTGGGCGGAATCATGTACGGCGTCGCGCGCATCGCGTCGGCGTCGGACTGGAACGCCACCAGCACCATCATCACGATGGGGATGAGGGTGAACGCGGTCACCACGAAGGTGGCGAACACAAGCAGCTTCGCGGTCACCTCCGCCTTGGCGGGACGGCCGTCAGCCCTCCGGCTGGACGCGGTGGGCGCGGGCGCGGCTGCGCGCGCTTCGATCAGGTCACTGGTCATAGTGGACGAGCCTCCGCTGGGCGAGGAATTGGATGGCGGTGATCACCAGGATGAACGCGAACAGCACCAGGGACTGAGCCGAGGCGTAGCCCTGGTTGTAGTTCTCGAAGGCGGTCCGGTAGATGTACATCACCAGCGTGGTGGTGCTAGTGCCCGGCCCCCCGTTGGTCATGATCAGGGCCTGGTCGAACACCTGGAACGACCCGATGATCGAGGTCACGACCACGAAGAAGATCGACGGCGACAACATCGGCACCGTGACGTGCCACAACTGCCGGGCCCCCGAGGCGCCGTCCACCTTGGCGGCGTCGTAGAGGTGTTGCGGGATGGCCTGGAGGCCGGCGAGGAAGATGACCATGCCGAAGCCGAAGCTTTTCCACACGCTCATCAGCACCAGGGCGGGCATCGCCCACACGTCGGAGACCAGCCAGGCCGGCCCGTCGAGGCCGAACAAGCCGATGACCCGGTTGATGAGGCCCCCAGTGGGGATATAGAGCCAGATCCACACGAAGGCGACCGCCACTGTGATGGTGGCGTACGGCAGCAGCAGCAGCGAGCGCACCACGGCGATCCGCTTGAAGCCCTGGTTCACCATCAGCGCCAGCACGAAGCTGACCAGGATGGTCAGCGGCACGCTGGTGAAGGTGAACACTGCCGTGTTGACCAACGCCGCCCAGAAGGTGGGGTCGGAGCCGAGTTCGATGAAGTTGCTCAGGCCGGCGCACGTCGGCGGGCTGAACAGATTCCAGTCCAGGAAGGAGATGACGGCCGCCGCGACCACCGGGACGGCGGTGAAGATGGCGAAGCCGGCAAAACTCGGCAGCAGGAACAGCCAGGCCGCCAGGGCCGGGTGCTCACGTTCGCGCCAACGGGATCGGCGGGACGTATCGGGTGAGGTCACACTCACGGTGTCGGTCCTTTCGCTCATCGTCGGCGCGCGTTCATCTGGCGGATGTTGTCGGTGTTCTGGACCATCAGCGCGTCCAGGCGGGGCCGCAGCACCCTGACGGTCTCGGCGATGTCGCGCTGCCCCAGGTAGGAACGCGGCAACTCCTG
Above is a window of Propioniciclava coleopterorum DNA encoding:
- a CDS encoding sugar phosphate isomerase/epimerase family protein encodes the protein MSEPMWVLFTKRWAPLPPEPLGEVVAGLGFDGIELPVRPGSWVSPEDAAERLPAMVEGLRRAGVAVASIAAEPTPAVLAACGDAGVDLIRVMVAVDPADPLGSVARQRDAWVALESDCERFGVRIGVQQHRGAYVATTLGVMGLLAEAPKHLVMVWDACHDALTGADPAVSLDLAAPRLAMANLKNAAFRDVSATAGARPQEIWYAPGRHGVTDWARVLGLLAERGWDGPICLTAELSDAATPDEVADVMRGDLAWAKELWSAAR
- a CDS encoding carbohydrate ABC transporter permease, encoding MTSDLIEARAAAPAPTASSRRADGRPAKAEVTAKLLVFATFVVTAFTLIPIVMMVLVAFQSDADAMRATPYMIPPTWHPENFARVLTMVPLGQHLLNTVIFAGGTAILETVTAALAAYAFARIKFRGREALFGVYLATLMIPTQVTLIPQFIMIARLQWVDTWWGMILPYAFTALGVFLLRQFFLGIPMEYEEAARIDGASRWQIFTGIILPMAVPAVATLAVFKFIAQWNNLLWPLVVSNTNATRTVTVGLQVFQDTQGTQWNLLLAAATITTVPLIILFFLTQRWFVRGITMSGLGGR
- a CDS encoding carbohydrate ABC transporter permease; the encoded protein is MSVTSPDTSRRSRWREREHPALAAWLFLLPSFAGFAIFTAVPVVAAAVISFLDWNLFSPPTCAGLSNFIELGSDPTFWAALVNTAVFTFTSVPLTILVSFVLALMVNQGFKRIAVVRSLLLLPYATITVAVAFVWIWLYIPTGGLINRVIGLFGLDGPAWLVSDVWAMPALVLMSVWKSFGFGMVIFLAGLQAIPQHLYDAAKVDGASGARQLWHVTVPMLSPSIFFVVVTSIIGSFQVFDQALIMTNGGPGTSTTTLVMYIYRTAFENYNQGYASAQSLVLFAFILVITAIQFLAQRRLVHYDQ